In a genomic window of Nocardia fluminea:
- a CDS encoding adenylosuccinate synthetase: protein MSPMFGDRHLVVVDLGFGDAGKGATVDWLCSPEADLGVAAVVRFNGGGQAAHNVVADGRHHTFAQFGSGTLAGVPTLLSRHMLVEPIALAAESEQLAALGVPDPLGLLAVDGRALLTTPIHIAANRAREDARGTSRHGSCGRGIGETAWYALENDAPTVADCRAPDVLRAKLDRLAAHYEDLIGPSAHGYESVDALVAMYRDFARAVRITGPAELARLAQAGRLVFEGAQGVLLDEWRGLHPHTTWSTVEPRNARAMIRDIGATAAVLGVTRTYMTRHGAGPLPTEAPLGFPEPHNGTGHYQGAFRQGHLDPILLRYAIDVCGGIDGLVVNHLDVPGTLCAAVAYETSTGRTTEVVPGRWRDLDHQQRLTDQLFDATPILAPIETDPAAWLAERLRVPVVLTGHGPDRRDRATDSGKRAAEVGEQGRIGAHVP from the coding sequence ATGAGCCCGATGTTCGGAGACCGTCACCTCGTCGTCGTCGACCTGGGCTTCGGTGACGCGGGCAAAGGTGCCACGGTCGACTGGTTGTGCTCGCCCGAGGCCGATCTCGGGGTGGCGGCCGTGGTGCGGTTCAACGGCGGTGGGCAGGCCGCGCACAATGTCGTGGCCGACGGCCGCCACCACACCTTCGCGCAGTTCGGATCGGGGACGCTCGCGGGAGTGCCGACCCTGTTGTCGCGGCACATGCTGGTCGAGCCGATCGCGCTCGCCGCGGAATCCGAGCAGCTGGCCGCGCTCGGTGTTCCCGATCCGCTGGGCCTGCTCGCCGTCGACGGACGCGCCCTGCTGACCACACCGATCCACATCGCGGCGAACCGTGCGCGCGAGGACGCGAGGGGTACTTCGCGGCACGGTTCCTGCGGGCGCGGCATCGGCGAAACAGCTTGGTACGCACTGGAGAACGACGCGCCGACCGTCGCCGACTGCCGGGCGCCGGACGTGCTGCGCGCCAAGCTGGACCGGCTCGCGGCGCACTACGAAGATCTCATCGGCCCCAGCGCGCACGGGTACGAATCGGTCGACGCGCTGGTGGCGATGTACCGCGATTTCGCGCGCGCCGTCCGCATCACCGGCCCGGCGGAACTCGCCCGGCTCGCGCAGGCGGGGCGTTTGGTGTTCGAGGGCGCGCAGGGTGTGCTGCTCGACGAGTGGCGCGGGCTGCACCCGCACACCACCTGGTCGACGGTCGAGCCCCGTAACGCCCGCGCGATGATTCGCGACATCGGCGCGACCGCGGCGGTTCTCGGCGTCACCCGCACCTATATGACCCGGCACGGCGCGGGCCCGTTGCCGACCGAAGCGCCGCTCGGATTTCCCGAACCACACAACGGCACCGGGCATTATCAGGGCGCGTTCCGGCAGGGACACCTCGATCCGATCCTGCTGCGCTACGCGATCGATGTGTGCGGCGGGATCGACGGTCTTGTCGTCAACCACCTGGACGTGCCCGGAACTCTGTGCGCCGCAGTGGCGTACGAGACTTCGACGGGCAGGACAACCGAAGTCGTTCCCGGCCGGTGGCGTGATCTCGATCACCAGCAGCGGCTCACCGATCAACTCTTCGACGCGACACCGATTCTCGCGCCGATCGAGACCGATCCGGCAGCGTGGCTGGCCGAGCGGTTGCGGGTGCCGGTGGTGCTGACCGGGCACGGCCCCGATCGGCGCGACCGCGCTACCGACTCGGGGAAGCGTGCCGCTGAGGTCGGCGAACAGGGAAGAATCGGAGCACACGTACCCTGA
- a CDS encoding NUDIX hydrolase — MEQSVVSIDVVTLRCWETDSGVRIGIAPREFEPFTGELALPGVLLGRGERLVDAARRAVHTKLGVPTEAIGAVGQLVTFDEPHRDPRGPTLAIAMWAVVAEHEGPAEWVGFDEVPPLAFDHNRIVETSRALLAGLLWKDATLTRALAGTEFPATRAVDLSTSLHGTRPDPANLNRTLAAIPGLGRTGERRRVKATGRPAVVWAFDVDGN; from the coding sequence GTGGAGCAATCCGTTGTGTCGATCGATGTGGTGACCTTGCGGTGCTGGGAGACCGACAGCGGCGTTCGGATCGGCATCGCCCCCCGCGAGTTCGAGCCGTTCACCGGCGAACTCGCGCTACCGGGTGTGCTGCTCGGTCGCGGCGAACGTCTCGTCGACGCCGCCCGGCGGGCCGTCCACACCAAACTCGGTGTGCCGACCGAGGCGATCGGCGCTGTCGGCCAGCTCGTCACGTTCGACGAACCGCATCGCGACCCGCGCGGCCCGACGCTGGCCATCGCGATGTGGGCGGTGGTCGCCGAGCACGAAGGGCCCGCCGAGTGGGTGGGCTTCGACGAGGTCCCGCCATTGGCGTTCGACCACAATCGCATCGTCGAAACCAGCCGTGCGTTGCTGGCCGGCCTCCTCTGGAAGGACGCGACGCTCACACGAGCATTGGCGGGCACCGAATTTCCCGCTACCCGCGCGGTCGATCTCAGTACCTCGCTGCACGGCACGCGTCCCGATCCGGCCAACCTCAACCGCACACTCGCCGCGATTCCGGGGCTCGGCCGGACCGGTGAACGTCGCCGGGTGAAAGCCACCGGGCGGCCTGCTGTGGTGTGGGCGTTCGACGTCGACGGAAACTGA